The Oscillatoria sp. FACHB-1407 genome window below encodes:
- a CDS encoding response regulator — protein sequence MRSAQSAPVKQPFNTSVSSNSPAYTILLVENLSSDREVYCRYLLADSSCHYILLESSSATEALLICQNQHIDSILVNYALPDANGPDFLQMLQMQFDGQHPPVVFVASENDAAMAVRAIKLGAEDYLVNQTLTPEQLQLAMRSAIGANRRGELGANTPSQLQPWEQEEQSHLQHLNRDLTSRVAELQTLIEILPVGIAIASDRSCAQMQCNALMRQMLGVNAEQNISKSAPAAEQPRFQVFQNGQEIASKDLPMQMAAHLGIEVRDVEIEIRLPDGTSRQLLSYATPLWGDQHEIRGTVGAFLDITERKHIEAELCDREATIRRQFAELEGIYATAPVGLCFHDTDLRYVRINERLAEIDGVSVADHLGRTLREVLPELADTLEPLHHHVIERGEPILNVEIHGMTQAQPNVERDWIASYYPLKDGNNRVLGVNVVVQDITEHKQAQAEREQLLRQLEIERRFLEQTLQQLPSGVAIAEAPTGRLLFHNDEAIRLLRHPMDMSETYSGYANYGALHPDGRPYQPEEYPIARSVLIGEVVKAEEMSYRRGDGTETVFSVNAAPIVDPSGNRVAAVSTFEDISKRKQIEVERTHLLAEAETANRSKDEFVAMVAHELRSPLNAISGWAKLLQTRQFDPPTTQKALETIVRNTQTQVQLVEDLLDISRMVRGTLHLTLAPTNLAEVIEVAVETVRPTAEAKGLLLKMQRQQVEPVLGDLHRLQQIVLNLLANAIKFTPEGGHIQVELTQSDSQVQLQIRDTGKGINPEFLPHIFDRFRQDQQDTTTKQGLGLGLAIAKYLVEMHHGSVTAESAGEGQGATFTVKLPLQEPGKPDAGEPERVDGWERDQSALPSEQPLNDIRVLLVDDEPDVLNLAAFILEEYGAVVQTATNAPTALEQLPYFQPHILLSDVAMPEQNGYELLQQVRLLHPDKQIPAIALTAYAGEARQEESLRAGFRQHLTKPVEPEQLVTAILNAIDNDPHYG from the coding sequence ATGCGATCAGCGCAAAGCGCACCTGTGAAGCAACCATTCAACACCTCTGTTTCTAGTAACTCTCCCGCCTACACTATCCTGCTTGTTGAAAACCTTTCATCGGATCGAGAGGTGTATTGTCGTTATTTATTGGCAGATTCAAGCTGTCACTACATTCTGTTGGAGTCTAGCTCTGCTACTGAGGCACTGTTGATATGTCAGAATCAACACATTGACAGCATTCTGGTTAACTATGCCCTGCCCGATGCCAATGGACCCGACTTTTTACAGATGTTGCAGATGCAATTTGATGGTCAGCATCCTCCGGTGGTGTTCGTAGCCAGTGAGAATGACGCTGCAATGGCAGTGCGTGCTATCAAACTGGGTGCGGAAGATTATCTGGTCAACCAAACCCTCACTCCAGAACAGCTTCAGTTGGCAATGCGGAGTGCAATTGGGGCAAATCGCAGGGGCGAATTAGGCGCAAACACTCCATCGCAGCTTCAACCATGGGAGCAAGAAGAACAATCTCACCTCCAACACCTCAACCGAGATTTAACGAGTCGCGTTGCTGAACTACAAACCCTCATTGAGATTCTTCCCGTTGGTATTGCGATCGCCTCTGACCGAAGCTGTGCTCAAATGCAATGCAATGCATTGATGCGCCAAATGTTGGGAGTGAATGCTGAGCAAAACATTTCTAAAAGCGCACCTGCTGCCGAGCAACCAAGATTTCAGGTTTTCCAGAATGGGCAGGAAATCGCCTCTAAGGATCTGCCGATGCAAATGGCTGCTCATTTGGGAATAGAGGTTCGAGATGTTGAAATTGAAATCCGATTGCCCGATGGCACATCCCGTCAGCTATTATCCTATGCGACTCCTCTATGGGGCGATCAACACGAGATTCGAGGGACGGTTGGAGCCTTTTTAGACATTACAGAGCGCAAACACATCGAAGCGGAACTGTGCGATCGCGAAGCGACCATTCGACGACAATTTGCAGAACTCGAAGGAATTTATGCGACGGCTCCAGTCGGTTTATGTTTCCACGATACCGACTTACGCTACGTGCGAATCAACGAGCGATTGGCGGAAATTGATGGGGTTTCAGTGGCTGACCATCTCGGACGAACACTGCGCGAGGTGCTACCTGAACTAGCAGACACCCTTGAGCCTCTGCATCATCATGTGATTGAGAGGGGAGAACCGATTCTCAATGTGGAGATCCACGGTATGACTCAGGCGCAGCCCAATGTTGAGCGGGATTGGATTGCCAGTTACTATCCCCTGAAGGACGGGAATAACCGGGTATTGGGGGTCAATGTTGTCGTGCAAGACATCACCGAACATAAGCAGGCACAAGCGGAACGGGAGCAATTGTTGCGTCAGCTAGAAATAGAACGTCGCTTTCTGGAGCAAACCTTACAACAACTGCCGTCTGGGGTGGCGATCGCCGAAGCCCCAACGGGCAGGTTATTGTTTCACAATGACGAAGCAATTCGATTGCTGCGCCATCCTATGGATATGTCGGAAACCTATAGCGGTTACGCCAACTATGGAGCACTTCATCCTGACGGACGCCCCTATCAGCCAGAAGAGTATCCGATTGCTCGATCAGTGCTCATCGGTGAAGTGGTCAAAGCTGAGGAAATGTCTTATCGACGGGGTGATGGCACGGAAACCGTTTTCTCTGTTAATGCGGCTCCGATTGTTGACCCCTCTGGGAACAGAGTTGCAGCTGTCAGCACGTTTGAAGATATCTCGAAGCGCAAACAAATTGAAGTAGAACGGACGCATCTGTTAGCTGAAGCAGAAACCGCAAATCGCAGTAAAGATGAGTTTGTTGCAATGGTGGCACATGAATTGCGATCGCCCCTCAACGCTATTTCTGGCTGGGCAAAGCTGTTGCAAACTCGTCAGTTTGACCCACCCACTACTCAAAAGGCACTGGAAACCATTGTTCGCAATACCCAGACGCAGGTGCAGCTTGTGGAAGACTTGCTGGATATCTCTCGTATGGTGCGTGGGACATTGCATTTAACCCTGGCACCTACCAATTTAGCGGAAGTCATCGAAGTGGCGGTAGAAACCGTGCGCCCAACAGCAGAAGCAAAAGGGCTTCTGTTAAAGATGCAGCGACAGCAGGTTGAACCTGTCTTAGGAGATTTGCATCGTCTCCAACAGATTGTTTTGAATCTACTGGCTAATGCGATCAAATTCACACCGGAGGGTGGGCACATTCAAGTTGAGTTGACTCAATCCGACTCCCAGGTGCAACTTCAAATCCGTGATACTGGGAAAGGCATCAACCCTGAGTTTTTGCCCCATATCTTCGATCGATTTCGGCAGGATCAGCAAGATACAACTACAAAGCAAGGATTGGGGTTAGGGTTAGCGATCGCCAAATATTTGGTGGAAATGCACCACGGTAGCGTGACAGCAGAAAGTGCAGGAGAAGGTCAGGGAGCGACCTTTACAGTAAAACTGCCACTCCAAGAACCTGGAAAACCGGATGCAGGCGAGCCTGAAAGGGTAGACGGGTGGGAACGTGATCAATCCGCTCTTCCCTCTGAGCAACCCCTGAATGATATTCGAGTGTTGCTGGTAGACGACGAACCAGATGTTCTCAATCTCGCTGCCTTTATTCTGGAGGAGTATGGTGCTGTTGTGCAGACGGCAACTAATGCCCCCACTGCTCTAGAACAATTGCCGTACTTTCAACCTCATATCCTACTTAGCGATGTTGCGATGCCAGAGCAGAATGGGTATGAATTGCTGCAACAGGTGCGATTGCTTCATCCGGACAAGCAAATTCCGGCGATCGCGTTGACTGCCTATGCTGGTGAAGCTCGACAAGAAGAATCGCTGCGAGCTGGATTTCGGCAACACCTGACGAAACCTGTAGAGCCAGAACAACTGGTTACTGCGATTTTGAATGCGATCGATAACGATCCCCATTACGGTTAG
- a CDS encoding helix-turn-helix transcriptional regulator encodes MMNTSLQPLFQAIAQTQNESELRGAMMAKLGKYFAATRWGLSFLDQLPTIDENSPLMLKLAVSLDHNPVLRYLVERHAAVHEEMILPRGVWQSICPRADHGHVMVGPIVNQGQLVGGIAFTRHCDAPAFNTDNLTDLSALSLHLSTRLAELRSNPISGLTGSEVASLVETRLTPREMQIAELVAQGLTNAEIGTALWITEHTVKQALKRMFRKLKVSSRAELVARLAKSGQTLAAS; translated from the coding sequence ATGATGAATACCTCTCTACAGCCACTATTTCAAGCGATCGCTCAAACCCAGAACGAGAGTGAGTTGAGAGGGGCGATGATGGCAAAACTGGGTAAGTATTTTGCAGCGACGCGCTGGGGACTAAGTTTTTTAGATCAGCTTCCTACCATTGATGAAAATTCACCGCTAATGTTGAAACTGGCGGTATCCCTTGACCACAACCCGGTGCTGCGTTATCTGGTTGAGCGTCATGCGGCTGTTCACGAGGAGATGATTTTGCCGCGTGGGGTTTGGCAGTCAATTTGCCCTCGTGCTGACCATGGACATGTCATGGTGGGTCCAATCGTCAATCAGGGGCAACTTGTTGGAGGGATTGCCTTTACCCGTCATTGCGATGCCCCTGCGTTCAATACAGATAATCTGACAGATCTGAGTGCTCTGTCTCTCCATCTCTCTACACGACTCGCAGAGTTACGCTCTAACCCTATCTCTGGTCTGACTGGCAGTGAGGTAGCGTCACTGGTAGAGACGCGCTTAACGCCACGAGAGATGCAAATTGCCGAATTAGTCGCTCAAGGGCTCACCAATGCCGAGATTGGTACAGCCCTATGGATTACAGAACACACCGTGAAGCAAGCCTTGAAGCGCATGTTCCGCAAATTAAAGGTTTCCTCTCGTGCAGAACTGGTAGCACGCCTTGCAAAATCGGGTCAAACTCTGGCAGCCTCTTGA
- a CDS encoding DUF6220 domain-containing protein, protein MASSTHSLDAIAPLASDKTQSSLKPRITGFYAVAVLFNLCLVAQVLTVGLAYFDNPTWWNAHIWLVRGYSGLSLVLLAWVYWIPAPRRVQTLTLSLPILLGLQFLTIHTQLPLPVPLAVLHPLLGFSLFSASSTLVHRVGHILFPAKDENITTTTG, encoded by the coding sequence ATGGCTTCCTCGACACACTCCCTCGATGCGATCGCACCTCTAGCATCAGACAAGACTCAGTCTTCCCTAAAGCCCCGTATCACAGGTTTTTATGCTGTTGCTGTTCTGTTTAATCTTTGTCTGGTTGCTCAGGTGTTAACGGTTGGACTGGCTTATTTTGATAATCCTACCTGGTGGAACGCTCATATCTGGCTTGTGCGGGGTTACAGCGGTTTGTCATTAGTTCTCCTTGCCTGGGTTTATTGGATTCCAGCCCCTCGACGAGTCCAAACGTTAACCCTCAGCCTACCTATTTTATTAGGATTGCAATTCTTAACGATTCATACACAACTTCCTCTACCAGTACCTTTAGCCGTTCTTCATCCTTTATTGGGATTCTCTCTATTTTCAGCCTCAAGCACTCTGGTTCACCGAGTTGGGCATATTCTGTTCCCCGCGAAAGATGAGAACATCACTACAACTACGGGTTGA
- a CDS encoding glycosyltransferase: MAHIGLLCLGATGHLNTMFPLGHELQQRGHQVTVLSTPDVYPKARVAGFNFCNIYTTIDRQSTSKFTPSTKLVTLTGINRTFQNFAHYAEVRLQNTDLIREQGLEALLVDLSVFEGGTIAEHLDIPYITICCILPFYQDPTIPPIATTWAYNLAWWAQMRNRAAYKLFNWMAQPVLQVISRYRQQWNLSAYQHPNDIFSKLAIITRHIPEFEFPRQLPPHFHFTGSFHQAIAREPVAFPFEQLNGKPLIYASMGTLQNRSTVVFQTIAAACADLNAQLVISLGGGLEPQAFSDLPGSPLVVKYAPQLELLQKASLNITHAGLNTTLESLSYGVPMVAIPVTDDQPGVAARIQWTGSGELVELSQLSVSKLRGAIARVLTEETYQQNAVRLQAIMRQTKGVHRAVDIIEQAVFTGSPVTD; this comes from the coding sequence ATGGCTCATATCGGTCTTCTTTGTTTGGGAGCAACGGGTCACTTAAACACCATGTTTCCGTTAGGTCATGAACTGCAACAGCGTGGACATCAGGTTACTGTCTTGAGTACTCCAGATGTTTACCCTAAAGCACGAGTCGCAGGGTTTAATTTCTGCAATATTTACACCACGATTGATCGTCAGTCCACCTCAAAATTCACTCCATCCACAAAACTGGTAACACTAACTGGGATTAATCGCACTTTCCAAAATTTTGCTCATTATGCAGAAGTTCGGCTGCAAAATACTGACCTGATTCGAGAACAGGGACTCGAAGCCTTACTAGTTGATCTATCCGTGTTTGAAGGAGGGACGATCGCTGAACATCTTGATATTCCCTACATCACCATTTGCTGCATTCTGCCTTTCTATCAAGACCCAACCATTCCTCCGATCGCAACCACCTGGGCGTATAACCTGGCCTGGTGGGCACAAATGCGAAATCGCGCGGCTTACAAGCTTTTCAATTGGATGGCACAGCCTGTATTGCAGGTTATCTCGCGCTACCGACAGCAGTGGAATTTATCGGCATATCAGCATCCAAATGATATTTTTTCTAAATTAGCAATTATTACTCGTCACATTCCCGAATTTGAGTTTCCGCGTCAATTACCGCCACACTTTCACTTCACTGGATCATTTCATCAGGCGATCGCACGAGAACCAGTTGCTTTTCCATTTGAGCAATTGAACGGCAAACCGCTCATTTATGCGTCGATGGGAACCTTACAGAATCGCTCTACTGTTGTATTTCAGACCATTGCAGCCGCCTGTGCTGATCTAAATGCTCAGTTGGTGATCTCATTAGGTGGAGGATTGGAACCGCAAGCATTCTCCGATCTTCCGGGTAGTCCCCTGGTCGTCAAGTACGCTCCACAGCTAGAACTTCTACAAAAAGCCAGTTTAAACATCACTCATGCGGGGCTTAATACAACATTAGAATCCTTAAGCTATGGGGTTCCCATGGTTGCGATTCCTGTTACCGATGATCAACCTGGTGTTGCAGCCCGCATCCAGTGGACAGGCAGCGGAGAATTGGTCGAGTTGTCTCAGTTGAGTGTGTCAAAACTGCGAGGGGCGATCGCACGAGTGCTGACTGAAGAAACGTATCAGCAGAATGCAGTTCGACTGCAAGCGATTATGCGCCAAACGAAAGGCGTTCATCGTGCAGTCGATATTATCGAACAAGCGGTATTTACAGGAAGTCCAGTGACTGACTAA
- a CDS encoding DMT family transporter, whose product MNQFLLMPWLLMVGSAYCNCAGSLLLKQSRLVTVNSSFWATLISPWFFTALVIYSTGLLLFAKALDHLPVSIAVPCSTGLGFLLVTVLSHYLFAERLAITQLVALSLILGGVIAATRS is encoded by the coding sequence ATGAATCAATTTCTACTAATGCCCTGGCTACTAATGGTAGGGTCTGCCTATTGCAATTGTGCTGGTTCACTTCTACTCAAACAATCGCGTCTAGTTACGGTTAATTCTAGCTTCTGGGCAACGTTGATATCACCCTGGTTCTTCACGGCTTTAGTGATTTATAGTACTGGGTTACTCCTGTTTGCCAAGGCACTGGATCACTTACCAGTTTCAATTGCAGTTCCATGTTCGACAGGGTTGGGATTCCTTTTAGTGACAGTGCTATCGCATTACCTGTTTGCTGAGCGATTAGCAATAACTCAGTTGGTGGCTTTAAGTTTGATTCTGGGCGGTGTAATTGCGGCTACCCGCTCATAG